The genomic window GTAGAGTTTGTAGACGAGTTTGCCGATAAAGTCTTTACGTTTGTTTGTCGTTCGTTCATGGTGCAATGCGAGTTTATGTTGCTGTTTTTTCCTGCGGTTGCTTCCTTTTTTCTTTCGGGAAAGGTCTTTAGAGTGTTTTCGGAGCAGTCCTTCTGCTTGGCGATACCAGCGGCGGTTATCTTCTTTTTCGCCTTCGGAAGTCGTCAAGTAATGCGCAGTGCCAACGTCAACGGCGATTGCGTCTGTCGGTTCAACTTTCGGAGGGTCGGGTATCTCACAAGAGATGTGGGCATACCAGCCACTTGCTTTCTTGACGATTGTTACCTCTTTCGGGTCACCTTGTAGGGGACGGTGCATGCGTATCTTGACTTCGCCTAACTTCGGCACTTTTAAGCGATTGTGCCTAAAATTGGTCTCTATTATCGGGTTCTCACGAATGCGTATTGTCTGCTTGTCAGTGTCTTTCGTCTTTTTACGAACAACTTGGGTATATTTGCGAAGACTCCATGTTAGAGAACGCACACGCTTTTTATGGCGAGGATACCCTTTTTTGGCATCTCCGTTCTTACAACGTTTGCGGAATGCGGCAAAGGCTTTGTCGGTTCTTCGCAACGTGTGGTTCTGGAAATCTTGTGGCACGGAGCGGAAATCATCATATTTCTCACGGGCACCTGTGAGAA from Candidatus Poribacteria bacterium includes these protein-coding regions:
- a CDS encoding transposase, giving the protein MYPTKTQEQTLLLWFEHLCELQNSARHDRLVAYETEGIFVSLSEQQTLLTGAREKYDDFRSVPQDFQNHTLRRTDKAFAAFRKRCKNGDAKKGYPRHKKRVRSLTWSLRKYTQVVRKKTKDTDKQTIRIRENPIIETNFRHNRLKVPKLGEVKIRMHRPLQGDPKEVTIVKKASGWYAHISCEIPDPPKVEPTDAIAVDVGTAHYLTTSEGEKEDNRRWYRQAEGLLRKHSKDLSRKKKGSNRRKKQQHKLALHHERTTNKRKDFIGKLVYKLY